In Deinococcus aquaedulcis, the genomic window GGCATCGATGTAGCGCTCGTAGACCTCGCTTTCGGCGATCACAGGGAAAAACTGCTCGCCGGCCCGGTGGTAGCGATGGCCCTGGTGGGGCAGCAGGTCTTCTTTCTCAGATCAGTTGAGTTCGACGGTGTTCATGGGGTCCTCCGGGCGGGGGTGACGGGTTTGGGGTCGGGGAGGCGTTTGGTTTTCAGCCACTCGGCGCCGTCTGTGCGCTTGCGGCAGGTCGGGCAGGTCCAGCGGTCGGTGGTGCCGCTCTGGGGGACGGTGCATTCGACATGCTCGGCGCCGCACTTGGGGCAAGACACGTAGTAGGCGCCGCAGTCTTCCAGGATGCCCTGCAGCTCCCGGCCCAGGACGCGCGACAGTTCGTGCCGCGCGTGCGTCTTGGCGAGGTCGAGCATGGCCAGCGTCACGGGGTCGGTCACGTAGGCCGACAGGCGCAGGCTCTCGCCGTCGCCGGCTGCCCGTTCACGGGTCAGATTGTCCAACGAGGTGTCGCTCACAGGCATGGTAGAGTGTCCTCGGCGTCCCCCAGCGAAAGCTGGGGGCGGATTCGTTCAGGGCTGCGCGCGGCGGGCCACGGCCAGGATGAGCTGCCCGGTCAGCCACACGTCGCCGCTCGCGGTGTGCGCCTGGGCCTGCGTGGGGTCAATGCCCTCCGCGCGGCAGGCAGCGTCCAGGGTGACCGTCTTCCAGTACCCCCGGCTCCCGCTCCACTGGCCGGCCAGCGGCGCGTAGGCCAGGGCCACGCAGCCGAACGCAGGCAGGTCCGCCAGGTCGAAGGTCCGCTCGATCACGGGGCGGTCAAAGGATTCGTTGTAGGCCAGAACCGTGTTCTGGGCCAGCAGCTCCGCCACGGCGTCGCAGTGGGTGCGGGGGTGGGGCAGGCCGCACAGCCGCTCACGCAGACCTTCGGGCTGCATGGCCAGGGCCTTTTCGCTCCAGGGGGTTTCGGGCTCGCCGGTGATCTCCAGCAGCACGTCGGGCGCACCAGGGCGGCCACCGGCGAATGACCAGGCCTGGCCGTCGAGGCTGGTGGTCTCGGTGTCCACCACCAGGGCGCGGGGGTCAGCGGCCCAGACGCGGAACTGCTTAAGGGCGGCGCGCACGGCGGCGGCGGTGGCCTGCTCGTCCGGCTGGGGGAATGTGGGGGCAGAGGGCGCGGGTGCAGGCTGGGTCATGAGACACGTTCCTTCGGCTGGGGGCGGAGATTTTGGCGTCCCCCCGACCTGCTTCTATTGTTTCATATAATCGAATTACTGTCAATAATCCGAATGTAAAGGCCAGAGCGACGGAAAGTCTTTCGGACCCTCAGCCCCCCGCCCTGCCTTCGACCGTTCCCGCCCCCCTGGTGTCCCCCACACCGCGCCCG contains:
- a CDS encoding 3'-5' exonuclease, with amino-acid sequence MTQPAPAPSAPTFPQPDEQATAAAVRAALKQFRVWAADPRALVVDTETTSLDGQAWSFAGGRPGAPDVLLEITGEPETPWSEKALAMQPEGLRERLCGLPHPRTHCDAVAELLAQNTVLAYNESFDRPVIERTFDLADLPAFGCVALAYAPLAGQWSGSRGYWKTVTLDAACRAEGIDPTQAQAHTASGDVWLTGQLILAVARRAQP